A portion of the Bombina bombina isolate aBomBom1 chromosome 9, aBomBom1.pri, whole genome shotgun sequence genome contains these proteins:
- the CDK2AP2 gene encoding cyclin-dependent kinase 2-associated protein 2 isoform X1: MSYKPIAPAPSGSNSAPGTPVTPVPGAAVSSPAGTVNVSAFRPIFSDFGPPSMGFIHGVKPAVSQAVSQGTYSDLLSVIEEMGREIRPTYAGSKSAMERLKRGIIHARALVRECLAETERNART; encoded by the exons ATGTCATATAAACCTATTGCCCCTGCTCCTTCAGGAAGCAACAGCGCCCCTGGCACTCCGGTCACCCCCG TGCCAGGAGCAGCAGTTTCATCCCCTGCAGGTACTGTTAATGTATCAGCCTTTCGCCCCATCTTCAGTGACTTTGGACCTCCATCAATGGGTTTCATACAT GGAGTGAAGCCTGCAGTCTCACAGGCCGTTTCACAGGGGACATATAGTGACCTGCTGTCTGTTATTGAAGAAATGGGAAGAGAGATCAGACCTACTTATGCAGGAAGTAAAAGTGCAATGGAGAGATTAAAGAGAG GTATAATTCATGCCCGGGCTCTTGTGAGAGAATGTCTTGCAGAAACAGAACGTAATGCACGCACGTGA
- the AIP gene encoding AH receptor-interacting protein, with product MAAEVIAEGIRKRLVTPGGSVQSDFRDGTKTTFHYRTELCDEKRTVIDDSSERSKPMELIIGKKFKLPVWETVIRSMRQGEISEFLCDTPHVIEYPQVSRSLRRIAAGEDPRDGQRHCCGGIAQLHDHSLGYPDLDQLHKDPQPLIFIITLIQIQEPGSYRQDAWAMTDEEKLLAVPVLHQEGNQLYKDGKTIEAAAKYYEAIACLKSLQMKEQPGSPDWIDLDLKITPLLLNYCQCKLLEGEYYTVLEHCSSILNKYSDNVKALFKRGRAHAAVWNASEAEKDFSRAVSLDPSLAPLVAKELKHLEVRLQEKDREDKDRFRGIFK from the exons ATGGCGGCGGAGGTGATAGCGGAAGGTATTAGGAAGCGACTGGTGACCCCAGGTGGTTCTGTGCAATCGGATTTTCGGGATGGCACCAAG ACTACATTTCATTACCGGACTGAGCTGTGTGATGAAAAACGCACTGTAATTGATGACAGCTCAGAAAGGTCTAAACCCATGGAATTGATAATCGGAAAGAAATTCAAGCTGCCCGTTTGGGAAACAGTCATTCGCAGCATGAGACAAGGCGAAATTTCAGAATTTTTGTGTGACACTCCG CACGTCATTGAATATCCCCAAGTATCTCGAAGTCTTCGAAGGATTGCAGCAGGAGAAGATCCCCGTGATGGGCAGCGGCACTGCTGTGGTGGTATTGCTCAGCTTCATGACCACTCCTTAGGTTATCCTGACTTGGACCAACTACATAAAGATCCCCAGCCTCTTATCTTTATTATTACCCTAATACAG ATCCAAGAGCCAGGCTCATACAGACAGGATGCTTGGGCTATGACTGATGAGGAAAAGTTGTTAGCTGTGCCTGTCCTCCATCAAGAAGGAAACCAGCTGTATAAAGATGGAAAGACTATTGAGGCAGCAGCCAAATATTATGAAGCCATTGCCTGCTTGAAATCTCTTCAGATGAAG GAGCAGCCAGGCTCTCCTGATTGGATTGATCTAGATCTAAAAATTACACCACTGCTACTGAATTATTGTCAGTGTAAACTGCTCGAGGGGGAATACTATACAGTGCTTGAGCACTGTTCATCTATACTAAACAAGTACTCAg ATAATGTAAAAGCATTATTTAAGCGAGGACGTGCTCATGCTGCAGTATGGAATGCATCAGAAGCAGAGAAAGACTTCTCTCGAGCTGTATCCCTTGATCCATCCCTTGCACCCCTTGTTGCCAAGGAACTAAAACATTTGGAAGTACGTCTACAGGAGAAGGACCGTGAGGACAAGGACCGATTCCGTGGAATTTTCAAGTGA
- the CDK2AP2 gene encoding cyclin-dependent kinase 2-associated protein 2 isoform X2, translating into MPGAAVSSPAGTVNVSAFRPIFSDFGPPSMGFIHGVKPAVSQAVSQGTYSDLLSVIEEMGREIRPTYAGSKSAMERLKRGIIHARALVRECLAETERNART; encoded by the exons A TGCCAGGAGCAGCAGTTTCATCCCCTGCAGGTACTGTTAATGTATCAGCCTTTCGCCCCATCTTCAGTGACTTTGGACCTCCATCAATGGGTTTCATACAT GGAGTGAAGCCTGCAGTCTCACAGGCCGTTTCACAGGGGACATATAGTGACCTGCTGTCTGTTATTGAAGAAATGGGAAGAGAGATCAGACCTACTTATGCAGGAAGTAAAAGTGCAATGGAGAGATTAAAGAGAG GTATAATTCATGCCCGGGCTCTTGTGAGAGAATGTCTTGCAGAAACAGAACGTAATGCACGCACGTGA